A window of Thermoproteales archaeon genomic DNA:
GGGATACCTGCAGGATACGAGTTTGGAGCTCTTGTCGAGGATATAGTCGACGCCTCAACCGGACATCCAAAGGTAAATCCCCGCGTAGCTGAAATAGTTAAAACTATAGATCAGCCAGTAAGAATAATGGTTTTCGTAACTCCTACATGCCCTTACTGTCCTATTGCGGTTCGGGCATCTCATAGATTTGCTATTTTAAACAAGAATATTTACGGAGATATGATTGAAGCTTTAGAGTTTAATAAGCTAGCTGATAAGTATGGAGTATTCGCGGTTCCTAAAATTGTTATTAATGATAAAGTAGAGTTTGAAGGAGCGATGCCAGATTCCTTTCTATTATCTAAGATTTTAGAGGCTCTTGGTAGGAAAATTCCCGAAGATTTAGTGGTATAATGCTATCTTAACGTGCGGATTTAGAGAAGTAATTTTATTTGTTCGGCAATGCTTTCTAGCTTACTCTTGCTGGCTATTTTTTCCGATTCTAGTATTAGCTTGTTTTCGCTTTCTACTCTCAGCGTGAACCATCTATTTAAAACTTTAATCTTCGTATATAGAGGCGTTACTATCGCATCATCTAATTCTCTATTCCTTACTAGTTTATAGAGAGCATTGTATGCGTTCATTTTTTCAATTTCAATTGGTAATGAATATCTCCTAGGCTTTCTTATTTCCTTACGCAACTCTGATAGCTGCTTGTCTATTTTTGAGATTAATTCAAGTATTTTCAGTAATGATAAGATTCCATCAGGAGAGTATGTGAAACCTGAAAAAATGTATTCACCCCAATCAGTTCCTCCAAAAGCCACTCTTTTCCGCCTAAGACTTCTAGATACAGAATCTGGCGTATATTCCACTCTGTAAATCTTAAAACCTAAAGGTTCCAGAGATTTTTCTATGAGTTGCGAAGTTGATGTTGTAGTTATGACAGCTTCAGAAGCATTGAACCTTGCTAGTAGCACAAATAATTCTTCAGGTTCGAGAGGGATTCCTTGCTCATCGACAACAAAGATATGGCTGGCATCTGCACTAAAAGCTACACCTAAATTAGCGCCCATTGCTTTTACAGCTTTAGAGAGAACGTTAATAGATCCGGAATGGGGAATATTGAACACTCCCTTGTAGAGGGGTGGTTTATGAGCATTTAGAGTTATGAGATCAACGCCAAGCTGTGATAGAATATCTGATAATACAATATTCGCTGG
This region includes:
- a CDS encoding thioredoxin family protein, which gives rise to MVIEIEESTLKEVKKLFEKLEEKVTIFFFRNPEEECVYCEDTLQILKTIAGLSDKITVIEKDHTSEEAKKYNIPMYPAILIHGKDKYNIRFFGIPAGYEFGALVEDIVDASTGHPKVNPRVAEIVKTIDQPVRIMVFVTPTCPYCPIAVRASHRFAILNKNIYGDMIEALEFNKLADKYGVFAVPKIVINDKVEFEGAMPDSFLLSKILEALGRKIPEDLVV